In Cotesia glomerata isolate CgM1 linkage group LG3, MPM_Cglom_v2.3, whole genome shotgun sequence, one genomic interval encodes:
- the LOC123261042 gene encoding transcription elongation factor 1 homolog has product MGRRKSKRKPPSRKKAIEPLDTQFNCPFCNHEKSCEVKMDKPRSTARITCRVCLEDFQTTINLLSEPLDVYNDWIDACENAN; this is encoded by the exons atgGGACGAAGAAAAAGTAAAAGGAAGCCACCAAGTAGAAAAAAAGCTATTGAACCTCTTGATACACAATTTAATTGCCCATTTTGTAATCATGAGAAATCATGTGAGGTTAAGAT GGATAAACCAAGAAGTACAGCACGAATAACTTGTAGAGTTTGTcttgaagattttcaaactacgattaatttattatccgAACCATTAGATGTTTATAATGATTGGATTGATGCTTGCGAAAACGctaactaa
- the LOC123261040 gene encoding uncharacterized protein LOC123261040, producing MNDFSIKLSIPFPTARDAEIAYQVLRVDSEPKRSCVSKTLTVDNQILNVNFTGKEIRKIRVGLTSFFDSLTLVTETLKEFDSRELEYSYY from the exons ATGAATGATTTTTCAAT AAAATTATCTATACCTTTTCCTACTGCAAGAGATGCTGAAATAGCTTATCAAGTATTGAGAGTAGATAGTGAACCTAAAAGAAGTTGTGTCTCTAAGACTTTAACGGTtgataatcaaattttaaacgT GAATTTTACCGGCAAAGAGATCAGAAAAATAAGAGTTGGTTTAACATCTTTTTTCGATAGTCTAACATTGGTAACTGAAACTCTTAAAGAATTTGACTCTAGAGAATTGGAGTacagttattattaa
- the LOC123261037 gene encoding phosphatidylinositol N-acetylglucosaminyltransferase subunit P, protein MSDHTPAPYRPRSVYGYALFIGSNIVFFLYIIWAVVPDEILHDCLGLTYWPLKYWAVAIPIWVLTAIAVFAFIIYPAINLLMTPDIDDVRTIKDQYSLVQNINIPGSIPSVSDIPITDVCRKLYLK, encoded by the coding sequence ATGTCAGATCACACGCCAGCTCCATATAGACCAAGATCAGTGTATGGATATGCTCTGTTTATTGGATCAAATATAGTATTTTTCTTGTACATCATTTGGGCTGTAGTGCCAGATGAAATCTTACATGATTGTTTAGGTCTTACATACTGGCCTCTTAAATATTGGGCTGTAGCCATTCCAATATGGGTTTTAACTGCAATTGCAGTTTTTGCATTTATTATATATCCAGCTATCAATTTATTGATGACACCAGATATCGACGATGTGAGAACAATTAAGGACCAATATTCTCTtgtacaaaatataaatattccaGGAAGTATTCCATCCGTTTCTGATATTCCTATTACTGATGTGtgtagaaaattatatttaaaataa
- the LOC123260995 gene encoding protein SMG9, with the protein MNSRKITTVITKDYDSKDAENRPVIKVADRPTFILKTREGESRAVSPSQRNGAKKETDASASTSTKSCEARLLMTLPQEMTSSIKLMDENMQLYENVLEELIDQQDFLVVGILGTQGVGKSTILSLLTSNYGSELFAVQKSSHHKNGINCTSGIDFYVTKNRVIYLDTQPILSSSIMTPTNTTLEHYVNSEYNLEIQSLQLTAFLYSVCHVIIFVQDWFVDPNLIRFIQTAEMLKPSSTSNLDQDYIEYYPHMLFLHNKAEVDDFMPDTLKIMTGFYDKVFARSRLQTHSGLNMSSCSTDGQLNLFLIPEIKSQNEPIIHENEKELIQKLRNKIHGISRNPLTPSALTEKNWYHYAFKVVEAIKKSHLFVEYGRLLP; encoded by the exons ATGAATTCTCGAAAAATTACCACAGTTATAACAAAAGATTATGACTCTAAAGATGCAGAAAATCGACCAGTAATAAAAGTTGCGGATCGTCCaacttttatattaaaaaccCGAGAAGGCGAAAGTAGAGCTGTATCTCCAAGTCAACGCAATGGAGCCAA aAAAGAAACGGATGCCTCTGCCAGTACATCAACAAAATCATGTGAAG CACGATTGTTAATGACATTACCCCAAGAAATGACAAGtagtataaaattaatggaTGAAAATATGCAACTTTATGAAAATGTATTAGAAGAACTGATTGATCAACAAGATTTTCTAGTTGTTGGAATCTTAGGAACTCAAGGAGTTGGAAAATCGACAATTTTATCTCTTCTTACGTCAAATTATGg atcaGAATTATTCGCTGTACAAAAGTCATCTCATCACAAAAATGGAATAAATTGTACCAGCGGAATAGATTTTTACGTAACAAAAAATcgtgtaatttatttagataCACAGCCAATTCTTTCAAGTTCAATAATGACACCAACTAACACGACGTTAGAGCACTATGTTAATTCAGAATATAACTTAGAAATACAATCTCTACAATTGACTGCCTTCTTATATTCTGTTTGCCATGTTATTATTTTCGTTCAAGATTGGTTTGTCGATCCCAATTTAATAAG ATTTATTCAAACTGCTGAAATGTTAAAACCATCCTCGACATCAAATTTGGATCAAGACTACATCGAGTATTATCCTCACATGCTTTTTTTGCACAACAAAGCAGAAGTGGATGATTTCATGCCAGATACTCTAAAAATCATGACG ggcTTTTATGACAAAGTTTTTGCAAGATCTAGATTACAAACTCACAGCGGACTGAACATGAGTTCATGCTCAACAGACGGTcaacttaatttatttcttattcctgaaataaaatcacaaa ATGAACCAATAATCcatgaaaatgaaaaagagttaatacaaaaattacgaaataaaattCACGGAATTTCACGTAATCCGTTAACACCATCAGcgttaacagaaaaaaattg GTACCATTATGCCTTCAAAGTTGTTGAggctataaaaaaaagtcacttATTTGTAGAATACGGAAGGTTACTTCCTTAa
- the LOC123260996 gene encoding protein Dr1, translating to MASAGIPPAEDDELTLPRASINKMIKEILPHVRVANESRELILNCCTEFIHLLSSEANEICNQQQKKTINAEHVLQALEKLGFGDYVGEAESVLRDCKAVAAKRRRQSTRLENLGIPEEELLRQQQELFAKAREEQAIAEQQQWQQLQAGVAQMASMQQDDSEQEDYS from the coding sequence ATGGCCTCAGCTGGAATCCCTCCGGCAGAAGATGACGAATTGACGCTTCCACGAGCATccataaacaaaatgattaaagaaattttacccCATGTAAGAGTAGCAAATGAATCACGTGAATTAATTCTCAACTGTTGCACggaatttattcatttattatcatCGGAAGCAAATGAAATTTGCAATCAGCAACAAAAAAAGACAATAAACGCCGAGCATGTACTTCAAGCACTTGAAAAGCTTGGATTTGGCGATTATGTTGGTGAAGCTGAATCTGTATTAAGAGACTGTAAAGCAGTAGCAGCTAAAAGAAGACGTCAAAGTACTAGATTAGAGAATTTAGGTATACCCGAGGAAGAATTATTGCGTCAGCAGCAAGAACTATTCGCGAAAGCACGGGAAGAACAAGCTATTGCCGAACAACAACAATGGCAACAGTTACAAGCTGGAGTTGCTCAAATGGCCTCAATGCAACAAGATGATAGTGAGCAGGAAGATTATTCTTAG
- the LOC123261783 gene encoding 40S ribosomal protein S27-like isoform X1, translated as MFFIFTFCLLTLVLRLNKCTRTLTCPYFFSTLMPLAVDYLHPSPQEEKRKHKLKRLVQKPNSYFMDVKCPGCYAIKTIFSHAQRPVECDGCRTILCTPTGGKARLTEGCSFRRKVQC; from the exons atgtTTTTCATCTTTACTTTTTGTTTACTAACATTGGTTTTGCGGCTAAATAAATGTACGCGCACTCTCACATgtccatattttttttctacatt AATGCCGCTTGCTGTAGATTATCTGCACCCCTCTCCACAGGAGGAAAAGAGGAAGCACAAGTTAAAAAGATTGGTTCAAAAGCCCAATAGCTATTTCATGGATGTAAAATGCCCAGGATGCTATGCTATTAAGACAATTTTTTCACACGCTCAACGACCAGTTGAGTGCGATGGCTGCCGCACAATTTTGTGCACACCCACCGGTGGCAAGGCTCGTTTAACCGAAGGATGCTCCTTCAGAAGAAAAGTTCAGTGCTAA
- the LOC123261783 gene encoding 40S ribosomal protein S27-like isoform X2, which yields MSIFFFYISKCSLRTIIIKMPLAVDYLHPSPQEEKRKHKLKRLVQKPNSYFMDVKCPGCYAIKTIFSHAQRPVECDGCRTILCTPTGGKARLTEGCSFRRKVQC from the exons ATgtccatattttttttctacatt AGCAAGTGCTCCTTAAGGACCATCATAATTAA AATGCCGCTTGCTGTAGATTATCTGCACCCCTCTCCACAGGAGGAAAAGAGGAAGCACAAGTTAAAAAGATTGGTTCAAAAGCCCAATAGCTATTTCATGGATGTAAAATGCCCAGGATGCTATGCTATTAAGACAATTTTTTCACACGCTCAACGACCAGTTGAGTGCGATGGCTGCCGCACAATTTTGTGCACACCCACCGGTGGCAAGGCTCGTTTAACCGAAGGATGCTCCTTCAGAAGAAAAGTTCAGTGCTAA
- the LOC123261783 gene encoding 40S ribosomal protein S27-like isoform X3 translates to MPLAVDYLHPSPQEEKRKHKLKRLVQKPNSYFMDVKCPGCYAIKTIFSHAQRPVECDGCRTILCTPTGGKARLTEGCSFRRKVQC, encoded by the coding sequence ATGCCGCTTGCTGTAGATTATCTGCACCCCTCTCCACAGGAGGAAAAGAGGAAGCACAAGTTAAAAAGATTGGTTCAAAAGCCCAATAGCTATTTCATGGATGTAAAATGCCCAGGATGCTATGCTATTAAGACAATTTTTTCACACGCTCAACGACCAGTTGAGTGCGATGGCTGCCGCACAATTTTGTGCACACCCACCGGTGGCAAGGCTCGTTTAACCGAAGGATGCTCCTTCAGAAGAAAAGTTCAGTGCTAA
- the LOC123261782 gene encoding uncharacterized protein LOC123261782, whose amino-acid sequence MHFILLLQLLVAMTSAAVIRDIGGLYFSHSPKTNEDTDSQNEQDIDGMFSYNSDNFANYYPQRSKRDVHLSPDVYLESKSLPNDIDQIYGQKFAVREMADSKTDDLDGLYSYSNPDGINYPHYARKRTVRQTSDVINKLSRDKNSTQDNDQLHGQMLSSLMEPKNGEDNVNTLNIYNNHNGEKYPAGSRKRFVYDNAFGNVNEAINIEHIRRKNLQIFIEQLKNFNIPGFDAVKFYNDVMDFYHHCDLLPIRVQVQPAFDQGFIDVGELYQQNGIPRDEMPRPKDIDNLYQYNGNYPVYPQQ is encoded by the exons ATGCATTTT ATATTATTACTTCAATTACTGGTCGCAATGACGTCGGCAGCAGTAATAAGGGACATTGGAGGGCTTTATTTTTCACACTCACCAAAAACAAACGAAGATACTGATTCACAAAACGAACAGGATATTGATGGAATGTTCTCCTACAACAGCGATAACTTCGCCAATTATTATCCACAACGAAGCAAGCGGGACGTTCATCTATCTCCAGATGTCTATCTTGAAAGTAAAAGCCTTCCAAACGACATTGATCAAATTTACGGTCAAAAGTTCGCAGTTAGGGAGATGGCGGACTCAAAAACTGACGATTTGGATGGACTTTATTCTTATAGCAATCCCGATGGCATTAACTACCCTCATTACGCAAGAAAGCGCACCGTTCGCCAGACTTCTGATGTCATCAATAAACTTTCAAGGGATAAAAACAGCACACAAGACAATGACCAACTTCACGGTCAAATGTTATCAAGTCTAATGGAACCGAAGAACGGTGAAGATAATGTGAACACACTTAACATTTACAATAATCATAATGGTGAAAAATATCCAGCTGGAAGCAGGAAACGTTTTGTATACGACAACGCTTTTGGAAACGTCAATGAAGCGATCAACATTGAGCACATTCGGCGTAAAAACTTACAAATCTTCATCGAACAACTTAAAAACTTCAACATCCCTGGATTTGACGCCGTTAAATTCTACAACGACGTAATGGACTTTTATCATCACTGCGACCTTTTGCCTATTCGTGTTCAAGTACAACCAGCATTTGACCAAGGTTTCATCGATGTTGGAGAACTTTATCAACAAAATGGGATTCCACGTGATGAAATGCCTAGACCAAAGGACATTGACAATCTTTATCAGTACAATGGTAACTATCCAGTTTATCCACAACAATAG
- the LOC123261775 gene encoding eukaryotic translation initiation factor 3 subunit C-like, translated as MSKFFTTGTDSESDSSSEEEQIQRAPAANFTFSDEEEETKRVVRSTKEKRYEDLKNSIKLIRNYKKNKDMSSMLSCFEELQKFYTRALPVVAKEEGGLTPRFFLRCLVEMEDFINELWEDREGRKNMSKHNSKALGSLRQKLRKYNKDFEEEIAKFRENPEQDDEEEEDKPKEDSESEDEEDRPSAVKKSGSEVSVPDAQKIKKVTIADDDQSDSDSDWGSDSSSDSESSDDDGQYQNFRERFIKKATDKDDDEDKAKKKEQRKERKDKERKKKRDEDDDDEGEWETVKGGLVVPSEKPKMFAKDAEINVPAVLKKLTEVIAARGKKRTDRREQIELLHELLSIAEAHNLGPAVIVKIKFSIVSSIFDYNPKVSDAMKPEYWSKLLGRIAEMLDMLRANPDMQIAEHINEDAEEFQNPPFKLHGCVLTLVERLDEEFTKLLKECDPHSNEYVERLKDEKQVANIIDKVQEYLERHGSVSERCRIYLRKIEHLYYKFDPNVLKQKEGEIPADVVTSVQVMEKLCKYVYAHDGTDRLRTRAILSHIYHHALHDNWFQARDLILMSHLQETIQHSDPATQILYNRTIAHLGLCAFRHANIKDAHNCLVDLMMTGKVKELLAQGLLPQRQHERSKEQEKIEKQRQMPFHMHINLELLECVYLVSAMLIEIPYMAAHEFDARRRMISKTFYQQLRSSERQSLVGPPESMREHVVAAAKAMRNGNWSACNNFIINEKMNAKVWDLFYQADKARAMLTRLIKEEALRTYLFTYSHVYDSISMPTLADMFQLQRPVVHSTISKMIINEELMASLDDPSETVVMHRSEPSRLQSLALQLTDKVNNFVDSNERIFEMKQGNFFSRGNQGNFRDRQNYNRQGADWNRQRRDRDRNREENRNY; from the exons ATGAGTAAGTTCTTCACTACCGGTACGGATTCGGAATCCGATAGCTCAtcagaagaagagcaaattcAACGAGCACCTGCCGCTAATTTTACA ttcagtgatgaagaagaagaaacaAAGCGAGTGGTTCGTTCCACGAAAGAAAAAAGATATGAAGATCTTAAAAATAGTATCAAACTCATtcgaaactataaaaaaaataaagatatgaGTAGTATGCTTTCAT gttttgaagaacttcagaAATTTTACACTAGAGCTTTGCCAGTAGTGGCAAAAGAGGAAGGTGGCTTAACTCCAAGGTTCTTCTTAAGATGCTTAGTAGAAATGGAGGATTTTATCAATGAACTTTGGGAAGATCGTGAAGGTCGAAAAAACATGTCAAAGCATAATTCAAAAGCTTTGGGTTCATTACGTCAAAAGCTTCgtaaatataataaagattttgaaGAAGAGATCGCCAAGTTTAGAGAAAATCCTGAACAAGatgatgaagaagaagaagataaACCCAAGGAAGATTCAGAATCTGAAGACGAAGAAGATCGTCCTTCAGCTGTTAAGAAATCTGGATCAGAAGTAAGTGTACCAGATGCACAAAAGATTAAGAAAGTCACGATAGCTGATGACGATCAGAGTGATAGTGACTCTGATTGGGGTTCGGATTCAAGTAGTGATTCTGAAAGTTCTGATGACGATGGTCAATATCAGAACTTCCGTGAAAGATTCATCAAAAAAGCTACGGATAAAGACGACGACGAAGATAAAGCAAAGAAAAAAGAACAACGAAAAGAACGCAAAGATAAAGAACGCAAGAAGAAGCgtgatgaagatgatgatgatgaaggtGAATGGGAAACTGTTAAAGGTGGTCTTGTTGTTCCATCTGAAAAGCCAAAAATGTTCGCCAAGGATGCTGAAATTAATGTTCCAGCTGTCctaaaaaaacttacagaagTTATTGCTGCCCGTGGAAAGAAACGTACTGATAGACGGGAACAAATTGAATTATTGCATGAATTATTATCTATTGCTGAGGCGCACAATCTTGGCCCCGCTGTAatagtgaaaattaaattttccattgtatcttcaatttttgacTATAATCCGAAAGTATCGGATGCTATGAAACCAGAGTATTGGTCCAAATTATTAGGACGTATAGCTGAAATGCTTGATATGTTGCGTGCCAATCCGGATATGCAAATAGCTGAGCATATTAATGAAGATGCAGAAGAGTTTCAAAACCCTCCTTTTAAACTCCACGGATGTGTACTCACACTTGTTGAACGTTTAGATGAAGAAttcactaaacttttaaaggAATGTGACCCTCATAGTAATGAGTATGTCGAAAGATTGAAGGATGAAAAGCAAGTAGCAAATATAATTGACAAAGTTCAAGAATATTTAGAGCGCCATGGTAGTGTGTCGGAACGTTGTCGTATTTACTTACGCAAGATTGAACatctttattataaatttgatcCAAATGTATTGAAGCAAAAAGAAGGTGAGATCCCAGCTGATGTAGTAACATCTGTCCAAGTTATGGAGAAACTCTGCAAATATGTTTACGCTCATGATGGAACTGATCGTCTTCGTACTCGAGCTATTCTGTCGCATATTTATCATCACGCACTTCACGATAATTGGTTCCAAGCGCGTGATCTTATTTTGATGTCTCATCTCCAAGAGACTATTCAACACTCTGATCCAGCTACACAAATACTGTACAATCGAACGATTGCTCATCTTGGTTTGTGTGCATTCCGACATGCTAACATTAAAGATGCTCATAATTGTCTTGTAGATTTGATGATGACTGGTAAGGTCAAAGAATTGTTGGCACAAGGCCTTTTACCACAACGACAACATGAACGCAGCAAGGAACaggaaaaaattgagaaacaACGTCAAATGCCTTTCCATATGCACATTAATTTAGAATTACTTGAATGTGTATACCTAGTATCTGCAATGCTCATAGAAATACCTTACATGGCTG CTCATGAATTTGACGCAAGACGGCGTATGATTTCCAAAACTTTTTATCAACAACTACGATCCAGTGAACGTCAATCGCTCGTCGGACCACCAGAATCAATGAGGGAGCATGTTGTGGCTGCTGCTAAAGCAATGCGTAATGGCAATTGGTCagcttgtaataattttattattaatgaaaaaatgaatgctaag GTTTGGGATTTGTTTTATCAAGCTGATAAAGCTCGTGCAATGCTTACTCGATTGATCAAAGAAGAAGCTTTAAGAACTTATCTATTTACGTACTCTCATGTTTATGATTCAATTTCTATGCCAACATTAGCTGATATGTTCCAACTTCAACGACCTGTTGTACATTCCACTATCAGTAAAATGATCATCAATGAAGAACTTATG GCATCTTTGGATGATCCATCTGAAACGGTCGTCATGCACAGAAGTGAACCCAGCCGTCTACAATCATTGGCTCTTCAACTAACTGATAAAGTGAATAACTTTGTTGATTCTAATGAGAGAATCTTCGAGATGAAACAAG gTAACTTTTTCTCACGAGGGAATCAAGGCAACTTCCGTGATCGCCAGAATTATAATCGTCAGGGTGCGGATTGGAATCGTCAAAGACGAGACCGCGATCGTAACCGTGAAGAAAACCGTAactattaa